In Candidatus Eremiobacteraceae bacterium, the following proteins share a genomic window:
- a CDS encoding glycosyltransferase, whose product MTARALTANVSGPLTIGMFSDSYLPEKNGLVTSVVGAAHALRRRGHRVIVVAPAHKDAPDDDPDVFRFRSTSFPFYPQLRMAFPLPASLLTSLPRMPFDIIHSHSFFFVGCLGAYLAQRRQTPLVFTYHTLFTQYTHYLPLQRDFAKSRFIWLSREFSNRCDRIIVPTHFTAAELNGYGVNKPIDVLPTGVDLRIFKGGSVAPETHRARCGGEIALFAGRLGKEKNLDLVLDAFAQTAVRLPRARLIIAGEGPHENELRKHAAALECADRIEFTGALEKADLGSWYRAADAFVFASTTETQGLVLVEAMAHGVPVVAVDCPVSREVGGGVAVELVDESVNGLSDALYVALTRTGDERDARVAAAHAAATPYAVDSLCERLESLYFSALA is encoded by the coding sequence GTGACGGCTCGCGCGCTTACCGCGAATGTGAGCGGGCCGCTGACCATCGGCATGTTCTCCGACTCGTATCTACCGGAGAAAAACGGACTCGTCACGTCGGTGGTGGGCGCCGCGCATGCGCTACGGCGCCGCGGTCACCGGGTCATCGTGGTGGCTCCCGCGCACAAGGACGCGCCCGACGACGATCCGGACGTCTTCCGCTTTCGCTCCACGTCGTTTCCGTTTTATCCGCAGCTTCGCATGGCGTTCCCGTTGCCCGCAAGTCTGCTCACGTCGCTGCCGCGCATGCCCTTTGACATAATCCACAGCCACTCGTTTTTCTTCGTCGGCTGCTTGGGCGCATATCTCGCGCAGCGCCGGCAGACGCCGCTCGTGTTCACCTATCACACGCTCTTCACGCAGTACACCCACTACCTGCCGTTGCAGCGCGATTTCGCGAAGTCGCGTTTTATCTGGCTGTCGCGCGAATTCTCCAATCGCTGCGATCGCATCATCGTGCCCACGCATTTCACGGCGGCGGAGCTCAACGGCTACGGCGTCAACAAGCCGATCGACGTCCTGCCGACCGGCGTTGACCTCAGAATATTCAAAGGCGGCTCCGTCGCGCCGGAAACGCATCGCGCGCGCTGCGGCGGCGAGATCGCGCTCTTCGCAGGCCGGTTGGGCAAGGAGAAAAATCTCGACCTCGTGCTGGACGCGTTTGCACAGACGGCGGTGCGGCTGCCACGTGCCCGGCTCATCATCGCCGGCGAGGGACCGCATGAGAATGAATTGCGCAAGCACGCCGCTGCGCTCGAATGCGCCGATCGGATCGAATTCACCGGCGCCTTGGAGAAGGCCGACCTCGGATCGTGGTATCGAGCCGCCGACGCGTTCGTGTTCGCGTCGACCACCGAGACGCAAGGGCTAGTCCTGGTCGAAGCGATGGCGCACGGTGTGCCCGTCGTCGCGGTCGACTGCCCGGTATCGCGCGAAGTCGGCGGCGGCGTTGCAGTCGAGCTGGTCGACGAATCGGTCAATGGACTCTCAGACGCGCTTTACGTAGCGCTCACCCGCACCGGCGACGAGCGCGATGCTCGAGTCGCCGCCGCGCACGCCGCGGCAACGCCGTATGCCGTGGATTCACTGTGCGAACGTCTGGAATCGCTGTACTTCAGCGCGCTCGCGTAG